The following proteins come from a genomic window of Lycium ferocissimum isolate CSIRO_LF1 chromosome 4, AGI_CSIRO_Lferr_CH_V1, whole genome shotgun sequence:
- the LOC132054411 gene encoding putative F-box protein At1g67623 codes for MVISRHARKIMKRRGRKNNKLIKDNFCSSIESLPNELLTEIVARVASFSFKSYINAKLSCKVFHEVANERYVYQNATLVDFPLLNLWLKPKQEKINKITSFLELCRECGNTEALYRKGVMDLFRNDRPELALELVKRAAKGGHIGAFYVIGIIMVFMGGDFKRKGVILIGNMKKTRPLRKITRECRKKLVKILRNIWVLNPLVYGERPTCCTIQHQRIRKNGWPVDSDDEDEDKDIYFRCDACNCDAEIAYIFAVLRR; via the exons ATGGTGATCAGTCGTCatgcaagaaaaataatgaagaggagaggaagaaaaaataacaaactCATAAAAGACAACTTTTGTTCTTCCATTGAATCTCTTCCCAATGAGTTACTTACTGAAATTGTTGCAAGGGTTGCTTCTTTCTCCTTTAAGAGTTACATCAATGCCAAGCTAAG TTGCAAGGTTTTTCATGAAGTCGCAAATGAACGCTATGTATATCAGAATGCAACGCTGGTAGACTTTCCGCTATTAAATTTATGGTTGAAGCCAAAACAAGAGAAGATAAACAAAATTACTTCTTTCTTGGAGCTGTGCAGAGAATGCGGGAATACAGAAGCCTTATACAGGAAGGGCGtg ATGGACTTATTCAGAAACGATAGGCCAGAACTTGCACTGGAACTTGTGAAGAGAGCAGCAAAAGGAGGCCACATTGGAGCATTCTATGTGATAGGTataattatggtctttatgggTGGTGACTTCAAGCGAAAAGGAGTAATATTGATTGGCAACATGAAAAAAACAAGGCCACTAAGGAAAATAACAAGAGAGTGTCGAAAGAAGTTAgtcaaaattttgagaaatatttGGGTGTTAAATCCATTAGTGTATGGAGAAAGACCCACCTGTTGCACAATTCAACATCAACGCATTCGCAAGAATGGCTGGCCTGTCGACAGTGAcgatgaagatgaagataaaGATATCTATTTTCGTTGTGATGCTTGCAATTGTGACGCAGAAATTGCTTACATATTTGCTGTGTTACGTAGGTAA